One genomic window of Cannabis sativa cultivar Pink pepper isolate KNU-18-1 chromosome 2, ASM2916894v1, whole genome shotgun sequence includes the following:
- the LOC115719069 gene encoding uncharacterized protein LOC115719069 — protein MNNFRVFELLLGFIVFMLSRFCSSKECTNSPTQLSSHTLRYELSISKSESWGKEMFSHNHLTPSDDSAWSNLLSRKILREEDEVEWTMMYRQLKKSGLNDGPGNFLKEISLHDVRLNPASTHGVAQQTNLEYLLILDVDNLVWSFRKTAGLATPGTPYSGWEDPKVELRGHFVGHFLSATAQMWASTHNDTLKQKMSAVVSYLSECQEKLGTGYLSAFPSELFDRFEAIKPVWAPYYTIHKILAGLLDQYTLAGNDQAFKMMTWMVDYFYKRVQNVVSKYTVERHYQTLNEETGGMNDVLYRLYSITANPKHLLLAHLFDKPCFLGLLAVQADDISGFHANTHIPIVIGSQLRYEITGDPLYKDIGTFFMEVVNSSHSYATGGTSVSEFWSDPKRLANTLQTENEESCTTYNMLKVSRHLFRWTKEMAYADYYERALTNGVLGIQRGTEPGVMIYMLPLGRGVSKSKSYHGWGKPFESFWCCYGTGIESFSKLGDSIYFEEDGQVPGIYVIQYIPNSLDWKLGKVVLDQKVDQVNSWDPRLRVTFTISSGESGKSLTLNLRVPSWTHLSGAKAKLNAKEISLPAPGNFLSITKNWNPGDTVTLDLPITLRTDPIKDDRPEYVSIQAILYGPYLLAAHSSGDWDIKTGSTSFPSDWITPIPSSYSDYLVSFTQDLEDSTLVLTNSNNSITMEKLPEPGTDSSLKATFRLILTDSPSSDLSTTKDIFGKSVMLEPFDFPGMIVVQQGEDKDLTVTDASTDKGSSIFRVVSGLDGRNESVSLESESKKGCFVYSVNNEAGGRLKLGCNLRSSSSTGASFAINEGLTKYHPISFVAKGASRNYLLSPLFSFRDESYTVYFNITT, from the exons atgaataattttaGAGTTTTTGAGCTTTTACTTGGTTTTATAGTGTTTATGCTATCTCGGTTCTGTTCGAGTAAGGAGTGTACAAATTCTCCAACCCAACTCTCATCACATACTCTTCGATACGAGCTTTCAATATCCAAGAGTGAGAGTTGGGGAAAAGAGATGTTCTCACACAACCATTTGACACCATCAGACGATTCAGCTTGGTCAAACTTGCTTTCCAGAAAGATTTTGAGGGAAGAAGACGAAGTTGAGTGGACAATGATGTACCGGCAACTAAAAAAATCAGGTCTTAATGACGGCCCAGGGAATTTTCTCAAGGAAATTTCTTTGCATGATGTTAGATTGAATCCTGCTTCGACGCATGGGGTGGCACAGCAAACGAATTTGGAGTATCTGTTGATACTAGATGTGGATAACCTAGTTTGGAGCTTTAGAAAGACAGCAGGTTTGGCAACTCCTGGAACGCCATACTCAGGCTGGGAGGACCCAAAAGTTGAGCTACGGGGTCATTTTGTAG GGCATTTCTTGAGTGCAACAGCACAAATGTGGGCAAGCACACATAATGATACTCTCAAACAAAAAATGTCTGCTGTAGTGTCCTATCTATCTGAATGTCAGGAGAAATTAGGGACTGGATATCTTTCTGCTTTTCCATCTGAGCTATTTGATCGTTTTGAGGCCATAAAACCTGTCTGGGCTCCTTATTACACCATTCACAAG ATTCTAGCAGGTCTACTGGATCAATATACATTAGCTGGTAATGATCAAGCTTTCAAGATGATGACTTGGATGGTTGACTACTTTTACAAGCGTGTTCAAAATGTGGTCTCCAAATACACAGTAGAAAGACACTACCAGACACTCAATGAAGAAACTGGTGGCATGAACGATGTGCTGTATAGACTGTACAGCATAACG GCAAATCCAAAGCATTTATTGTTGGCTCACCTATTTGATAAACCATGCTTCTTAGGCTTGCTGGCAGTTCAG GCGGATGACATATCTGGTTTTCATGCCAATACACATATCCCAATTGTGATTGGTTCTCAATTGCGGTATGAAATCACTGGTGATCCACTTTATAAG GACATTGGAACATTCTTCATGGAGGTCGTGAACTCATCTCATAGCTATGCAACTGGAGGAACATCAGTTAGCGAGTTCtg GTCTGATCCCAAGAGATTGGCAAACACTCTACAAACTGAGAATGAAGAGTCATGCACAACTTACAACATGCTAAAG GTCTCTCGTCATCTGTTTAGGTGGACTAAAGAAATGGCATATGCAGACTACTATGAGAGGGCTCTTACAAATGGTGTGCTAGGAATCCAACGAGGAACAGAACCAGGAGTAATGATTTACATGCTACCACTAGGTCGTGGAGTTTCCAAGAGCAAAAGCTACCACGGATGGGGAAAGCCATTTGAGTCATTCTGGTGCTGCTATGGAACAG GAATTGAATCATTTTCAAAGCTAGGAGACTCAATATATTTTGAAGAAGATGGACAAGTTCCTGGTATTTATGTTATCCAATACATACCAAATTCCCTTGACTGGAAACTTGGAAAAGTTGTGCTTGATCAGAAAGTTGATCAAGTTAACTCATGGGATCCTCGCCTTCGAGTGACTTTCACTATTTCTTCAGGGGAGTCAGGAAAATCACTGACATTAAACTTGCGAGTTCCAAGTTGGACACACTTAAGTGGTGCAAAGGCAAAGTTAAATGCTAAAGAAATTTCTTTACCAGCTCCAG GTAATTTTCTTTCAATCACTAAGAATTGGAACCCTGGTGACACagtcacacttgaccttccaaTTACTCTAAGAACAGATCCCATTAAAG ATGATCGGCCTGAGTACGTTTCAATACAGGCGATTCTTTATGGCCCTTATCTGCTTGCAGCTCATAGCAGTGGTGATTGGGACATAAAAACTGGATCGACTAGCTTTCCTTCAGATTGGATAACTCCAATTCCTTCCTCTTACAGTGATTATCTGGTGTCTTTCACCCAAGACCTTGAAGACTCAACTCTCGTCTTAACAAACTCAAACAATTCAATCACTATGGAGAAACTTCCTGAACCTGGGACAGATTCTTCTCTTAAAGCTACTTTCAGGCTTATCTTAACAGACTCACCTTCTTCAGACTTATCCACAACCAAGGACATCTTTGGAAAATCAGTAATGCTGGAGCCATTTGATTTTCCTGGCATGATTGTAGTGCAGCAAGGAGAAGACAAAGACCTCACAGTGACAGATGCCTCAACTGACAAAGGTTCATCAATTTTTCGGGTTGTTTCAGGATTGGACGGAAGAAATGAGTCAGTATCTTTGGAATCTGAAAGCAAGAAAGGTTGCTTTGTGTATAGTGTGAATAATGAGGCAGGTGGGAGATTGAAGCTAGGCTGCAACTTGAGGAGCTCTTCAAGTACTGGAGCCAGCTTTGCAATCAATGAAGGACTCACCAAGTACCATCCTATCAGCTTTGTGGCTAAAGGGGCATCAAGGAATTACCTTTTGTCTCCATTGTTTAGCTTTAGAGATGAATCTTACACTGTTTATTTCAACATTACAACTTAG